A stretch of DNA from Candidatus Zixiibacteriota bacterium:
TTTCCCGTCGTATTATTGTCGTTTCTCTAATGGGAGGGATACCGGGATGTATCCCTACGTCGTTTATCGTGTAGACCTGGATACGGCGGGAGATCTGGTTGATTATGAAAAGATCTTTATCGGCAAACCCGATTTTACCGCCGCAACCGACAAAGCGCTACTTTATGCCAGATTCACACCGACCGTTGCCGGAGAAATTAAAATCCCTTCTAAAATATACCTGACCATCCGCTTTTTCCCGTCCATCCTGTATCCTACCAGGGAGTGGCTGCCCCCTGAATCCAGCGGCGACAGGTCACTGCCGGAGCTTTTCCGCCTGGAAACGGCGGCGTATCTCGATTCCATCATCAATCCCCCCTTTCCCATAAATATCCAGGGTGGTCAATATCATAATACCGAATTGATTCAATTCAGCGATACGGTCGATGTGACGGTCGGGATAAGAAATAACGGACGGGTGAAATCCGTTGTTTTTGAAAAGTTTTTAATGGACCCACTGGAGAATCAGCTTTATGATGTCGTGAGGAAATTACGTTTTACTCCGGCCGTGGATACTCTTGGAAACCGGGTAGATTATCTGGGAAAGATGAAAATTATCGTTGATGGCAGTAAAAAAATACGAATCGGTCTTGGCTGGTTCGGTTTCGGGATGATTTAGTCGCTGTTTGTAATGACTTGCGGGGCAGAAAATTGGAAAATTCTCAGAGAGGAGGCAGGGGGGGGTAGCGCAATAACTGCGGGTGTCCGGGAGGAAAGCGATTTCGATGGTTGGGAGCAGTATGTAAGGTGTTGTCCGGCAGGAGATAATCAAAGCCTCTCGATGATTGTCGGGGCGGCATGCTAATTGATAGGAATCACGGATATAGGGCAGATATTGAAGGGCGTTATTGGCGGGAAGAAAACCGGGGAGTGGATTGTATAAGTTGCAGGAGATATAAATGGATAAAATGCGCCCACAAAAAATTGTGAATTTGTTATCGGCAGTCCTTGTATTAGTGGCGGGGTTTTATATAGTTATTTTTATGCCGGTCGGGTTGTCGCCGATAGCCAGAGTTATAATCGGTCTTTTACTGATTGTTTATTTTATGTTTCGGATCAGATATTATCAGAGGAAATACAATCAGTCGGACAGGGAGATTTGAGAGACTGTATCGAAGGAAACAAAAGGCTTGACAAAACAGTGATTTACCGTAATTTACTTGATTAAATTTTTGGCTCTAAGTGAGGTGTTAAGTTTGAAGGTTCAAAGCACAAATACGATCCAAAAATTGAGGTTTTTGATCGTTCTGGCGGCGGTTATGATTCCGTTCACCCTGTTTTCCCAGGATATCAAACAGGAGATAATCAAGGCTCTTGAATCGGGAGATACTACCGGGGCGATCGGACTCCTTGAAAATGATATTAAGCTTGATCCCAGTTATGAATATAATTACCTGACTCTGGGTAATATATACTTCAATCAGGGCAAGTATAAGCAGGCCGAGGAGCAATTTCAGATTTCGGTGGATAAAAAACGGAATTTCTATGAGGGTCTTTATGCCCTGTCCCTGGTACAAATGAAACTGAACAAGCTGAAAGACGCCGAGGAGAATCTCAAGCGGGGTTTGAAGAAGGCCAAGGATATGAAGGCCGATTTTCATAACGGAATGGGTCTGCTTTATATGGCGCAGGGGAAGTACAATGATGCCGACGCCGAATTTCGGAAAGCGATTATTTTAGACTCCAAGAAGGCTGAGTATCATGTCAACCTGGGCGATGACAATTACATGATGGGAGTATATTCCCTGGCCATTAATGAATACGAACAGGCGCTGGAGCTGGATACGGCCGGGATGGATGTTTATTTTCACTGGGCCGAGGCCTGCCTGGAACTCAAGGATTATTCCTGTGCGCTGGAGAAATTGAACATAGTTCTACAGAAAGATTCGACTCATGCACCGGCCTGGATGAAAGCCGGAGGCATATACTACAAGGCGGCGCGTTCGTCCCGGACAGTGGTGGAGGCCATGGATCATTATAAAGCGGCCATCGGCGCTTATAAGAAGTTTTTCGAAATATCGAGCGCCGCTCCCGACAGCTCGAATGGCCGGGCCTTTTACGAATCGGGTATGGCATATTTGATGATTGGTGGTTATCCCGAGGCGATATCGAATTTCAAAACCATTCTGGCCATCCCGGTGGAACCCAAAGACATCTATTTTTATATGGGCCGAGCCTATCAGGGCAATGAGCAGTACGATTCGGCCCTGGTTTATTTCAACAAGCATATAGAGTGGGTCAAAAAGCAGGGTGAGGACTATCGAACCGGAGTCAAGGATGATGAGTTGTATCGCCGGATCGGTGAATGCTATCAGGCCCAGAAAGATTATTATAACACCATTACTTATTTCAAAAAATCTCTTGAGTACGATTCCACCCAGGATCGTCTGTTGTATGGAGTTGCGGTGGCTTATAACTATCTTCAGGACTACCGGAACGCCCTGATATATTATATGAAACGGATTGATCTGGGCGCGGACGACAAATACTGGTCGCTTTATTATAACGCCGCCATGTCGGCTCTTTATCTCCTGGATAAAGGCGGCGCGGCCATGGCTGAGGAAGAAGAAGATCTGGGGCTTGATGAAGGACGGCCTACCGAGCCGGCCAATGATCCTCTGGCGGATGTTGATCTTGCCCGGTTGGCGGTGCAATATCTCGAAAAGGTGGCGGTTGAATATTGGGATAAGGTGACTGAAAATCCGGATAATATGCCGACTGCGATGAAGGCCCTGAGTATGTTGGGAACGACCTACCTGTTTCAGTTGAAGGACTGTGCCAACGGTGTCAAGCATCTGGAACGGGTTCTTGAAATCGATCCGAATAACTGCGAAGCCTTGAGATCATTGGGTTATGCATATTTCGGCGGGATATGTCCCAATAATTACAGCCGGGCCCTGACCTATTTAAAGAAGGCCCTTGATTGTTCGAGTGCGGCCAAAGGTTCCCTGTGCGCCGACGTGGATGTTCTGTTATGGATTGCCCAGACTTATGAATTCCGGGCTATCGAGAAGGCCGAAGCCAAGCAGAAAGAGGAGTCCAAGCAGGATTACAAGGCGGCTCACGATGGTTACCTGGAGACTCTCAAGTGCGATCCCGGTAATAAAGAGGCAGTTGAAGGCGAAAGACGGACCAAGTTTTCATATTAGTTATAGATTGCTTGTAATGTAATTGATTGAATTATCAGGAGATAATATGGCCGAAAAGAATGAAGGCGGGGCGAAACAGGAGCAGGAATTCGACCCGGAGAAAAGATTCAAGTATGTCGGCTTCGAGGTTTATCCAGGCAAAATAAAGGATTTGTTCAAATCCGAGGCCGAGAAGGATAAACTTGTTGCGGAAGTGCGTGAAAAAAGAAAAGGCGGACTAAAACTCCGCGAAAAGACCACGTTCGATATTCCGCGCCTGGCCGGATACGAGAAGGTAATTTTAACGATTACCTCGCTGATGCTGGTCGTTTCTCTGTTTCTCCCGTGGTTTTCGGGGTATAATGAAGTGGTTGTGCAGAATCAGCCCATGGCGGCCGCACCGGCGGCGACCCCGGCCGATTCGCTGGCAATGGTGATACCGGAGGATTCCCTGACCATGCTTGGCGGTGACAGCGCCACAGTCCCGGCGGCCGGAACGGCGGAAGTTACAGAATCGCCAACAACCGTGCTGGAAAAAGACGAGCGGGGCTTCTCCTCGATCACGTCGTCACGGAAGAGAGTGGAAATCCGCAAAGAACATAAGGAGGCAACAGCTCTGGGAGCGCTCGGTTATCTCGGGGAGGTTCTGTCCTCGGGATTTATTCTGAAGATTACCGGAATCCTGTTTTTACTGTACCTGTTGTTTTGTGTTTTTGGCGCCATTTTCACCCTCTATATTCTTTATGGAATTAAGGGTGATCTTGACACCAAAGCTATCAGGCTTAAACGGGGGATGCGGTTTGGGTGGATTCCGGTGGGCATCTGGGCATTATGTCTGCTCCTGTCTTTTGGAGGGGCATCCTATTCATTCCCAACCGCCAATATTATGGTTCAGATCGGCGACAGTTATGGTGTCGGAACATATCTTGGTATTCTGGGTTACGGCTTTTATCTTTCTCTGGCCTGTTTTATAATGAATGCCGTGAAAGCCATGGAAATTTAGGAAGAAAAACAAATATTAAACTATTTTTGGAGGATTAATAGACGTGAAACAGACATTATTCGTAACACTCAACTTTCTGATCTCGTTTACGATCGGTTATGTCGTCTGGGGCGTTATCCTTAAAGCCCAGCCGGCGGGGACAATCGCCCATTCGGTACATCAGGGCGGACCTCTGGTGGTTGTATTGTTTACCATTCTTCTTATGCTCATTGCTTTTGTGGTTGAAAGGTTTCTATCCCTTTATCGGGTTGCGAAGGGTAAGAGCTCGGTCCAGGTTTTCTTTAAGAAGCTGGTAACGATGCTTCACAGTGACGATTACGACGGTGCCCTGGCCGCCTGTGACAAACAGCGCGGAACGACCGCCAATGTTTTACGGGCCGGGATCGAGAAGTTCCGTTCGATCAAAGACGACGGATCCATCGAACCCGAAAAGAAAATCGCTTTAACCCAGGGTGCTATTGATGAGGCCAACGCTCTCGAGGGGCCGCTCCTGGAAAGAAACCTGATTGCTCTTTCGACCATCGCTTCGATTGCCACCATGGTCGGTCTTCTGGGAACGACAATCGGTATGATTCGCGCCTTTGCCGCGACCGGTAATGTCGAGGGCGGTGTGATCGATGCCCAGTCACTGGCGACCGGTATTTCGGAAGCGCTGGTGAATACGGCCGGCGGTCTGGTTTCCGGTATTCTCGGAATCTTTTTCTATAATTTCTTTGTTAATAAGGTGGACGCCTTTAACTATACGACCGATGAAGCTACCTTCGAGGTAATACAGATATTAAAGGACAAGGTGGGTAAGTAACTCATGGCTATAAAGAAAAAAAGGCGTATCGGCGTCGTGCTCGATATGACGCCTATGGTGGATATTACCATCCTCCTGCTCATTTTCTATATGACGACCACGAGTTTCAAACCGCCCGAGGCAAAATCGGTAACTCTGCCGCAATCGCATTCGCAAATCGAGCTACCGGACAAGGACATTATTAATATCACGGTGACCAAAAAGGACTCCATTTTTGTCGATTTCCTTCAGAAGGAGGATGTGATTATTGACGGAGTCGAACGGACGACGACCGTAAGGAAAGTGGCCGAGGCCGATCTTTATAATGTGGCCTCGCTGATCCAGCGGGCGCGCGCCGTTAATTTTCGAGCCTTACTTGTTATCAAAGCCGACCGCGACGCCAGTTACGGGGTGATGGATAAGATTATGGAATCGATGCGGGAAAACGAACTGACCCGGTTTCTGATTATTACCGATAACGAGGCCGAGACAATCGCCAAAGAAGAGGCGGGTACATAATGACGCCGATTGAAAGGAGTGATATAGATGGCCGGTGGTGCTGTTGCAGAATCAAGTAGATCGCATAAAGGCAAGGGTGGTCGTCGCAAGAAACGTCGTATTCATGTAAGAATCGATATGACCCCGATGGTCGATATCGTTATGTTGCTTTTGATATTTTACATGGTGACGACGGTTTTCTCGATGCCGCAGGCGATGGAAATTAACCTGCCGACTGAAAAGGAGACGGATACAATCGAAGTGGCCGAATCGAGACTGCTGACGATAAGGATTGATCAGGAAGACCGATTTTTCTGGAATATCGGCGATCCGGCTAAAAACACGCCGCAACTTATGCCATCCGTTCTCCCGGCGGGGGATACTCTTGGCTACCTGGTTTCGGCTGATTCCCTGCGAAACCTGCTGGTGAACCTGAATCATGATATTCCGAAATTGAATACGCTGATTCTGATAAATAATGAGGCCCGTTATAATTCCATGGTTGATATTCTCGATGAGATTGACCTTCTGGAAAGGTCATGGAATGCCCAGATCGCCAAGGGCCTCGGTAAAAAAGTCGAGGAGCTGAGCCCGGAAGAAAAGTTCTCCTACCGCTATGCCATGGGCAAGTGGGAAGATACCGATGATCGTATCGTTCAGTATGCCCTCAATGTTGCGCAGGGAGGGGGTGAATAACAATGGCTCGACCCTATAGTGGAATGTATGGCGGTTACGGCGCCTATGAGCTTAAGGCCAGGTACCAGCGAAATATGTTCGCGGGGACTATTTTTACGGTTCTTCTGGTGGCCGTGGTCGTCCTGGCGGTTTTCGTCTATCAGCAGTTGACCAAGGTTGAGGCGGTGGCCATGCAACCGACCATTATCAAGACGGTGGCCGATCTCGGTCCGCCGCCGACAATATCCAAACCGAAACCGAGGGTGGAAATTTCCACACCCAACAAAGCGGCGCCCAAGGTGGGAATTCCCAAACCGGTGGCAGATGATGATGTTCTGGACGAGGATGTAGTGATTGCTTCCCGTGATGAAATCGCGGAGATTGTGGCGCCTCCGGTTTCTGCTATTTCCGATGAAGGCGGTGGCGAGATTGTCGTCGATATCGCCGAGGACGAATTCATGCCGGATATCAATGAATTTGTACCGGTGGAAGTCCCGGCGGAGATGATCTACGAGGAGCCGCCAAATTATCCCCGTCTGGCCCGTCAGGCCGGTATGGAGGCGGTGGTTTGGGTTAAGGCCCTGGTTGATAAAAATGGCAATGTTCGTGAAGCAGTGGTTTATAAATCTTCCGGTTCCAAAGCCGGATTCGATGAAGCCGCGGTGGAAGCGGCTTATAAATGCAAATATAAACCGGCAATTCAGAATGGCCGACCGGTGGCTATCTGGGTAGCTTACTCGGTCGAATTTACTTTGACCGACGCTCACTAAGGAAAACTTCACATTAGCTTAACGCCGCCCCTGCACGGGGCGGCGTTTTTTATCCGTTCAATATATATCTGACCAGGGAAGAAAATCGAATTTCACCTGTAATCGATATTAGAGGCATTAATCGTTAAACGGATCAATCCGGGGAAGCGTCATTTCATATAGAGCGATAAACCGGACAAGGTCGTAAGATTTGGGTATTTTCAGCACCGACCGGTGATCATCTCGTTACGATAATATTCCCGGAATTCCGGGCCTCATATAAATGACCAGCATGTCCCCGCCTTCGAAAGGAGGATACAACTATGAACCGATCCGGTCGGATCGCCGGAATGCCCTACGGGGCTTATGAACTCAAAGCCACCTATCAGCGCAGTATGCTACTGGGGACATTGAGTACGATTATCATGACAACCATGATTATCGGGGGGTTGCACTTATATCTGTTGTATTCTCCAGAGAGAATAATTATTGAAGCCCGAACACCCCCAATAATCGGCGGCATATCTCAGCCATCTCCACCGCCATCGGTCGAGCGCGATAAACCGAATATTTCCGGAAAAAGACGCCCGGCCGTGATCAACTCAGAAATTCACAATAGGCCGGTGCTGGTCGATGATAGTCTGTTATTGGAAGTCGAGGATAACAACCTGTCGACAAATGCGGAAATAGGCGAATTCTTAAATGGTGTTTATGGTGCCGGTGGGGGTGATACCGGTGAAGGAGACAGAACTTTTAATTATTGCGGAAACGGGACCGTCCCGGAATATCCATTGATCGACAGCGTCTTCTTTGTCGAGCAGTTACCGGTCATGATTTATGAGGAGCCGCCCGATTATCCGAGGCCGGCCCGGATGGCGGGGATTGAGGGTATGGTCTGGATTAAGGCGCTGGTAGATAAGAATGGCAATGTGATCGAGGCGGTTGTGTTCAAATCATCGGGTACCCGGGCGGGATTGGATGAGGCGGCCCGCCAGGCGGCTTTCGAATGCAAGTATAAACCGGCCATACAAAACGGTTATCCGGTTCCCGTTTGGGTAACCTATAAGGTGGAATTCCGATTGAGGGATTCAAGATAAGCTTATTCGGCTGAAAACCTGATTTCCTCTCTCTCACTGCATTGATGCCTTTTGGGGGGGAGCAGTGGCAGCGCCGTTCAATACTTAAACGGCGCTGTTTTTTTTATGCGGGGTAATCAAATTATTTTTTACAATATATTGGGTATATTATTGGATTCCATCCAACATCTTGACTTTCCGGTTTATTAATAACCTTTTCATAAAAATAAGACTTGACAACTGCACAAATGTGCAGTATATATGTTTGGAGTCGATAATTAATCATATGGAGAAGGAGAATCGATCATGATAAACGAACTTGGGCAATCTGTCTCCGGAATTGAAACCACCCCTATTGTTACAGGGCGGGATAAGGAACCGATCCGGCGGGAAATTCGGTTTGATTCGAATTTGGTCTGTCCGGACTGCGGGGTGTCGCTGGTACGGCTGGGCACCTGTTTTACCTGTCCGCGATGTGGTTTCGGCGGCTGTGAATGAAAGCAAGGGGGCGGTTTTGAAAGCACTTGTTTTTATAGGGAGGTTTTTCAGATGAGACTTGGGAATCTGGTCAAATTCGATATTCCGGAATCGATTATCGAGGTTTGGAAGAGGCGCCAGGGCGATTATCTGCTTCCTCTTCAGGAAAAGGCGATCCGAAGCGGTTTGCTCCCGACCGGAGACGGTGCCCCAACTGACAATCTTTTGATCTCCGCGCCGACATCATCGGGGAAATCATTCTGCGGTGAAATCGCGGCGGTGGGTTCGCTTCTGAAACGTCGCAAGGCAGTGATGCTTCTGCCGCTTAAATCGATTGCCGAGGAGAAATATCATTATTATCGGTCATGTTATCGATCGCTGGGTTTGAGAATTCTGATTGTCACCGGCGATCATCCGGAAAACGATGGCGCTTTTGAACTGGGGAATTTTGATCTGGTCCTGGCGATTTATGAGAAATTCAATCGTTTGCTGACGGTCAATCCCGATTTATTGCAGCAGATCGGGTTGGTTATTGTAGATGAATTACAGATGCTTTCCGATCCCGGGCGCGGTCCGGAGCTGGAGATGGTCCTCGGCAAAATGCTCAGTTTTCCTTATTCGCCGCGGCTGGTGGCTCTCTCAGCGGTTCTGGGCGAATCATCGCCGGAGATCACGACCTGGTTGAATTGCCGGGTGATTCAGGAAACCGTTCGGCCGGTGGATCTGCTGGAAGGCGTGGCGAGTGGCGGGTGTTTTCGTTTTCGGTCGTTCAACAGCGGGCGGGAAGGGAAAGAGCGGATGGAACTGGGGGGTGGTGATGGCGACGATTCGGGAGTCGGGGGGATTATAGATTTTCTGGCCGGGAGTGAAAGCCCGCGTCTGGTATTTCTCAAATCCCGGCGGGATACTATCGATGCGGCTCTTCGTCTGGCCGCGGCGGTGAACTGGGGTCCGGCGGGGATGGCTCTTGACGCTATTGAAGGCGAAGAACCGGGGTTTTTAATTAATTCGTTGAAACAGGTTCTAAATCGGGGAGTGGCTTTTCATAGCGCCGATTTGACTCCGCGGCAACGGCGGGCCGTTGAAAACGGTTATCGCCGGGGCGAAATCCGGGTGGTTTTTTCCACTACGACCTTGGCGATGGGAGTTAATCTGCCGGCCGAAATGGTATTGCTGGAAACCATGAAATATGTTTCCGGGGCACCAGGCGGAAAACCGTCCCTGGTTCCGATCAGCCTGACGGAATTCCGGAATATTTCCGGGCGGGCGGGACGGTTTGGGTGGGGCGGTTCGGAGAAGCCGGGTCGGGCGGTGGTCCTGGCAAGATCGGATTTTGAGTATGAAATTCTCTGGTCGGAATATATCGGGGCCGGGTCAAATGAAAAACTGGTTTCGGCGCTGGGCGGTTACTCGCGGGCCGATCTGGTGCTTGACCTGATTGTTTCCGGATTGGGGGCGGATATGTCACGGCTTCTATCGACGGTGAATAATATGTTGTACTATCGATGTCACGGCGCCCTGACGGAAAATGAGATTGAACCGGTGGTGGCGGAATTGCAAACGGCGGGTCTGATCCGTTCCTCCCTGGAAGCTACACCCCTCGGAGCGGCGGTGGCTGAGAGCGGGATTAAGATCGAAAGCGCCCGTCATTACCTGCGGTTGCTCGATGAAAAACAGCCGGCCACCATGGTCGGCTGGTTGTTCCTGGCCCTGAGCGCTTCGGAATTCGATGTGGCTCGTTCCGGGATGTTGTCCCCGGAATATTATCGTCGCACCTACGAACGGGTTTTGCACCGTCATTTCAGCGAGTATATCGGGGAAATCAGTGCCTACAGCGAAATTGATATCGGTCGGGAACCGCTGGGATACCGCATGATGGCGCTTTTGAAGGCGGTCTTTATGCTGACTGATTGGGCCGGGAAGCTTCCGGTCAGCCGGCTGGAGCGGCGATACCGGTTGCATCACGGGCAAATTCTCAACCAGGCCGAGACAGCCGCCTGGCTTTTGGCTTCGCTGGGGCGGTTGATCCATGCCCGGGACTGCCATTCCCGAATACCGGCCGAATTAGCCGATCTGGCCTTTCGGGTGCAGTTCGGGATCGATCCGGCCATGAAAGAAATCCATTGTCTGACCGGGGATATACTTAATCGGGCCGATTATGGAATGCTGGAGGAGCGCAATATTCGATCACTGGATGACCTTCGGTGGACACCTGAAGAAAGTCTTCGGGAAATCATTCGGCCGGAGAATAAATTTCGCCGGCTTAAAAAAGAAATAGACAATTTGGAACAGGAGGATAAAATGCAGGAAACAACCAGCAGTCAGATGATCCCCATGAGGGGGATAAAAGGCGGGAGCAATTCTTTTATAAATTCCGCCGGTTCCCGACCTTCGTTGCTTGAGCTCGACGGCAGTTATGAGCGGGAGAGGTATCTGGTAAGAATCGACGGTTTTCCGGTGCGTCTGACCGGAAAATCGTTCAAATATCTGGCGAAACTGGCTTCGTCGCGGATTCATGGTAATGATGGCTGGATTTACAAAGATGATATCGAGATAGGTTTCAACCAGGCCCGTTATTTGTACCGGTTGAAGCAGGAGATGAAAGCCGGCGGGGTAGGCTGGGGTATATTCGAGAATAATCGTCTCGGTTACTACCGGCTGGATCTTGACCCGGGCCGGGTAAAACTTAATCTCCATAATCTTAAGAGTCACTCGGACTATGAGTTGCGCCAGATCGCCCAGGATCTGGAACTCAAGATGGCCAGTTAAATCAGGGAACGTACAGGCAGGGATATGCGTTTTATATGATAGAAATGGACGGATGAACGAATATTGCCGATTTGGCCCGTTTAAAAAATGTAATTCGGGCCGATATGACTTAGAAAAGGGACGGAAAATGATTCTGAAGCGGACTTCGCATATCCCCATCCTGGCTTCCCGAGGCACGCCGGAAATCCCGGTGATAGCTGTCAAGACGCTTGTTTTGTTTCCTGGTGAACTCGTTACCCTGCAATTGAAAAAGCCTGAAAACCTGGCACTGATAAGAGAATACGCCGAAAGCCGGAAGGAGGTCGCTATTGCCTATACTCCCCGGGGTGATTATGAACATGGTCGGGCGGACCTGTGTCAGATTGGCACAGCGGCCCGGATAGTCTCGGCTAAACAGGGTCCGGGGGATTCGCAGGTCATAGTTCTGGAAGGTCTGGGACGGATAGAATTAAAAGCGATCGGGCACAAAACGCCGTATTTGATGGCCAGAATTGCTTTCATTGATGAGGATCATTATACGGCCGGACCATCCGAAAAATTGTTCCATGAGATACTTGATATAGCGCGACAGATAATAACGACCAGTCCGGCCTATCCCAACGAGTTATTATCCGATTTTGAACTGGGTCAGGATAATCCGGGACAATTCGCCGATCGTCTGGTCAGCACCCTGCATCTGCCGACTGAAAACAAGCAAAAAATTCTGGAGGCGATAAATGTTGATACCCGGTTTAAGAGGTTGACTCGATTTATGAAACTGGAATTACAGCGGGCGATTTTTTTATCGGAAGATGCGGTTTTGCCACATGATTCGGGTTTCGGAGCCAAAGGATTTCCTGATCGAGATAACTCACAGCTTGATTTTATTCGGGATCTCAGGGAGAAAGTAAATGGCAATAAGACGCTTCCGGAGGAAGTCCGGGAACGGTGTCATCTGGAAATCAACCGGCTGAATTATCTTTCGACGGCTTCGGCCGAACATGGAACCACCAGCCAGTATATAAAATGGCTGATGAAGGTCCCCTGGAATGTGGTCCATCAGACCCGTTTCGATCTGGAGCAGTTGGAACAGGATATCGATAAGGAGTATTACGGCTCGAAAAGTATTAAGAAAAGAATTCTGGAGCGAATTGCGGTCAGAAAATTGACCGGGGATGGCAGTGATCGCTCGATTCTCTGTCTGGCGGGCATGGCCGGGACGGGCAAAGCCTCGCTGGCCAAGGCCATTGCCAAAGCTCTCAAAAAGGAATTTGTCCGGGTTTCGGTCGGGGGTGTACGGGAAGCTTCGGAAATTAAGGGCATGCCGCGAACTTATGTTGGGGCCGGTCCGGGTATGATAATTCGGACATTATGTGAGGCAGAGACATCCGACCCGGTTATTTTAATCGAGGATATTGATTATTTCAGCGAGGAATCGAGTACTTCGCTCTCGACTGCCCTGCTGGAAGCCATCGATCCCCGGTATAACTACCGGTTTCTTGATAAATACCTGGGTGTGGCGATTGATTTAAGCCGGGCGACTTTTATTTGTACTGTCAAATCATCCGAGGA
This window harbors:
- a CDS encoding energy transducer TonB, which translates into the protein MARPYSGMYGGYGAYELKARYQRNMFAGTIFTVLLVAVVVLAVFVYQQLTKVEAVAMQPTIIKTVADLGPPPTISKPKPRVEISTPNKAAPKVGIPKPVADDDVLDEDVVIASRDEIAEIVAPPVSAISDEGGGEIVVDIAEDEFMPDINEFVPVEVPAEMIYEEPPNYPRLARQAGMEAVVWVKALVDKNGNVREAVVYKSSGSKAGFDEAAVEAAYKCKYKPAIQNGRPVAIWVAYSVEFTLTDAH
- a CDS encoding energy transducer TonB → MNRSGRIAGMPYGAYELKATYQRSMLLGTLSTIIMTTMIIGGLHLYLLYSPERIIIEARTPPIIGGISQPSPPPSVERDKPNISGKRRPAVINSEIHNRPVLVDDSLLLEVEDNNLSTNAEIGEFLNGVYGAGGGDTGEGDRTFNYCGNGTVPEYPLIDSVFFVEQLPVMIYEEPPDYPRPARMAGIEGMVWIKALVDKNGNVIEAVVFKSSGTRAGLDEAARQAAFECKYKPAIQNGYPVPVWVTYKVEFRLRDSR
- a CDS encoding tetratricopeptide repeat protein produces the protein MIPFTLFSQDIKQEIIKALESGDTTGAIGLLENDIKLDPSYEYNYLTLGNIYFNQGKYKQAEEQFQISVDKKRNFYEGLYALSLVQMKLNKLKDAEENLKRGLKKAKDMKADFHNGMGLLYMAQGKYNDADAEFRKAIILDSKKAEYHVNLGDDNYMMGVYSLAINEYEQALELDTAGMDVYFHWAEACLELKDYSCALEKLNIVLQKDSTHAPAWMKAGGIYYKAARSSRTVVEAMDHYKAAIGAYKKFFEISSAAPDSSNGRAFYESGMAYLMIGGYPEAISNFKTILAIPVEPKDIYFYMGRAYQGNEQYDSALVYFNKHIEWVKKQGEDYRTGVKDDELYRRIGECYQAQKDYYNTITYFKKSLEYDSTQDRLLYGVAVAYNYLQDYRNALIYYMKRIDLGADDKYWSLYYNAAMSALYLLDKGGAAMAEEEEDLGLDEGRPTEPANDPLADVDLARLAVQYLEKVAVEYWDKVTENPDNMPTAMKALSMLGTTYLFQLKDCANGVKHLERVLEIDPNNCEALRSLGYAYFGGICPNNYSRALTYLKKALDCSSAAKGSLCADVDVLLWIAQTYEFRAIEKAEAKQKEESKQDYKAAHDGYLETLKCDPGNKEAVEGERRTKFSY
- a CDS encoding DEAD/DEAH box helicase; the protein is MRLGNLVKFDIPESIIEVWKRRQGDYLLPLQEKAIRSGLLPTGDGAPTDNLLISAPTSSGKSFCGEIAAVGSLLKRRKAVMLLPLKSIAEEKYHYYRSCYRSLGLRILIVTGDHPENDGAFELGNFDLVLAIYEKFNRLLTVNPDLLQQIGLVIVDELQMLSDPGRGPELEMVLGKMLSFPYSPRLVALSAVLGESSPEITTWLNCRVIQETVRPVDLLEGVASGGCFRFRSFNSGREGKERMELGGGDGDDSGVGGIIDFLAGSESPRLVFLKSRRDTIDAALRLAAAVNWGPAGMALDAIEGEEPGFLINSLKQVLNRGVAFHSADLTPRQRRAVENGYRRGEIRVVFSTTTLAMGVNLPAEMVLLETMKYVSGAPGGKPSLVPISLTEFRNISGRAGRFGWGGSEKPGRAVVLARSDFEYEILWSEYIGAGSNEKLVSALGGYSRADLVLDLIVSGLGADMSRLLSTVNNMLYYRCHGALTENEIEPVVAELQTAGLIRSSLEATPLGAAVAESGIKIESARHYLRLLDEKQPATMVGWLFLALSASEFDVARSGMLSPEYYRRTYERVLHRHFSEYIGEISAYSEIDIGREPLGYRMMALLKAVFMLTDWAGKLPVSRLERRYRLHHGQILNQAETAAWLLASLGRLIHARDCHSRIPAELADLAFRVQFGIDPAMKEIHCLTGDILNRADYGMLEERNIRSLDDLRWTPEESLREIIRPENKFRRLKKEIDNLEQEDKMQETTSSQMIPMRGIKGGSNSFINSAGSRPSLLELDGSYERERYLVRIDGFPVRLTGKSFKYLAKLASSRIHGNDGWIYKDDIEIGFNQARYLYRLKQEMKAGGVGWGIFENNRLGYYRLDLDPGRVKLNLHNLKSHSDYELRQIAQDLELKMAS
- a CDS encoding biopolymer transporter ExbD; amino-acid sequence: MAIKKKRRIGVVLDMTPMVDITILLLIFYMTTTSFKPPEAKSVTLPQSHSQIELPDKDIINITVTKKDSIFVDFLQKEDVIIDGVERTTTVRKVAEADLYNVASLIQRARAVNFRALLVIKADRDASYGVMDKIMESMRENELTRFLIITDNEAETIAKEEAGT
- a CDS encoding MotA/TolQ/ExbB proton channel family protein; translated protein: MKQTLFVTLNFLISFTIGYVVWGVILKAQPAGTIAHSVHQGGPLVVVLFTILLMLIAFVVERFLSLYRVAKGKSSVQVFFKKLVTMLHSDDYDGALAACDKQRGTTANVLRAGIEKFRSIKDDGSIEPEKKIALTQGAIDEANALEGPLLERNLIALSTIASIATMVGLLGTTIGMIRAFAATGNVEGGVIDAQSLATGISEALVNTAGGLVSGILGIFFYNFFVNKVDAFNYTTDEATFEVIQILKDKVGK
- a CDS encoding biopolymer transporter ExbD gives rise to the protein MAGGAVAESSRSHKGKGGRRKKRRIHVRIDMTPMVDIVMLLLIFYMVTTVFSMPQAMEINLPTEKETDTIEVAESRLLTIRIDQEDRFFWNIGDPAKNTPQLMPSVLPAGDTLGYLVSADSLRNLLVNLNHDIPKLNTLILINNEARYNSMVDILDEIDLLERSWNAQIAKGLGKKVEELSPEEKFSYRYAMGKWEDTDDRIVQYALNVAQGGGE